DNA sequence from the Stigmatella aurantiaca genome:
CCAGTACTACGGCCGGGAGTACTGGCTGGGCGTCATCCGCGAGCACCTGCCGCCCACGGCCTGAGGCCCGCGCTCAGGAGGGCTTGAACTCGCCGGCCAGCTCGCGCGCGAGCGCCTCCTCCAGCCCCGGCACGCCCTGCGTCAGGTGGGCGGTGGACAGGGGCTCGGGCGCCTCGCCCGGCGAGGCATCCTCGGGGGGCTCGGGCACCAGAGAGCTCTGAGGCGGCTCGCCGTCCGCCACGCGGAAGAAGCCCATGAGCCGCCGCAGGGAGTCGGCCTGGGCGGCGAGCTGCTCCGCGGAGCCCGCGAGCTGCCCGGCGGATGTGGCGTTGCCGCCCGTGGCCTGCTTCACCTGGGACATAGCGTGGCTCATCAGCTCCACGCTCGTGGACTGCTCGCGCGTGGAGGAGGCCACCTCGTGCACCACGTCCGCGGTGCGCTGGATGGCGGGCACCAGGTCCTTGAGCAGCCGCCCGGACTGCTCCGCCACGCCCATGCTGGAGATGGCCAGCTCGCCAATCTCCCGCGCGGCACCCTTGCTGCGGTTGGCGAGCCGGCGCACCTCGCCGGCCACCACGTTGAAGCTCTTGCCGTGCTCACCGGCGCGGATGGCCTCGATGGCCGCGTTGAGCGCCAGCATGTTCGTCTGGTGGGCCAGCTCCTCGATGAGCGAGACGTTGGCGGAGATGCGCCGCATGGCCTCCACCGTCTGCCCCACGGCCTGGCCGCTGGCCTGGGCATCCTGGGCCCCCAGCCGTGCCATGTCCTCCATCTGGTGGCAGCTCTCGGCGTTGCGCATCACCGAGGCGCTGATCTCCTTGAGCGTCTGCGCGTTCTCATCCACGGCGGCGGCCTGCTCGCGGGCATCGAGCGCGAGGCCTTGCGTCTCGGAGGCCAGCATGGCCGAGGCGGACGCGAGCGAGGAGGAGCCCAGGCGCACCTGGGTGACGATCTTCGTGAGCTGCGCCACCATCTGCCCCAGCGCGATGCCCAGCGCATCCTTGGAGGAGCGCGGCTGCACGCGGACCGTCAGGTCGCCGTGGGAGATGCTCACCGCGGCGGAGACCATCTGCTGGGTGGAGTGGACCATGTCCAGGGTGGCGCGCAGGAGCAGGCCAATCTCGTCCTTGGTGTCCGGATCCAGGGCCAGCGACTGCTCGCCCTCCTCGAGGATTTCCACATCGCCCCGGGACAGGCGCAGCGTCATGCGGGTGAGCCGGGTGATGGGCTGGATGATGATGCGCGAGAGCCTCCAAGCCACCGCGATGCCCACGCCGCTGAGCCCCAGCGCCAGGAGGGCCAGGAGCACCTGCATCCACAGGAGGGAGGACTGGGCGTTCGCGTTGGACAGCTCGGCGGTGCGCCGGTTGAGCTTCACCAGCGCGTTCATGGCCGCGTCGATGCGCTCCAGCGCCTGCTCCAGCTGCTCCACGTCCACGGGCGCGCCCGTGAGCACGCGGTCGCGCAGGGGAACGTAGCCCGCGTAGGCCACCTCGAAGAGCTGCACGGAGGCGAGCTCGTCCTTGCGCAGCGCGTCGCGGTCTGCCGCGGAGAGCTCATCGGTGAAGGAGGAGCTCATGGAGGTGACCCACTCACGTGCATAGAGCGTCATGCTCTCGCGCATCTTCCGGTCGTGCGCCTGGACCTCGCGAACCCGCGCCTCCCGCTCGGCGGGGGACAGCGGGGTGCGTGCGAGCAGGCGCAGCTTGCCAGAGAGGGTGGCGGCCTCGGCATGGCCCTGGTCGAGCGTCATGACCGGCAGGAGCATGAAGCCGTAGAGGTTGTCGTACTCGGCCTTCAGGGAGCCGGTGCCCAAGAGGGCCACGATCAGCATCGCGCTGATGGACGCTGGGATGAGCAGCGCGATCAGCGCCAGCTTCCAGAACAGCTTCAAGCGATGCACGATGGGACGAATCATTCAGGAGGGCCCTGGGCCGGGACACCCGAGAATAGGCCATTTCGGCCCCGCTCCACGAGCCATCGGCGGCGCACCCTTGGAAAAGCGGACTGGCGTACTTTTCGGGGTGCCCGCCGGTTGACTGCTCGCTGCCCTGACGGCCGATTTCCGCCCTGGCTCCCCTTCGGGCTGGCCGCACGGCGGCGCGCGTCAGTCTCGGATTTCCTTGCCCGGGAAGCGAGGGTCCTCCAAATGCACGCCACCTGCTTTGATTCGCAGGATGACCTCGGCACGTTCGGTGGTGTTGCCTGCGGTCGTCACTGTGGAGGCGTTCCGGGTTCCTGAGATGGATGCCACGAACAGGTAGAGCGGCTTGCCATCGGGCCCCAGCTCACTTCCCTCGACCTCAATGTCGTCGATGAAGCCGTTGGGGATGAAGCCCGGGGGCGAGAACTCCACCGACTTGACCCTGGAAAATACGATCCGTCCGTCCGCGATGTTCTCATCTTGGTAGAAGTCCCATTCGCCTGACTCACTGAGGATACGGGAGATCAAGTCCACGACCATGATGAGCCGCTCGATATACCCCTCGATCAGAACGCACTTGCACCCCCGGTCGCCCAGGTAGATCGAATCCAGAAATTGCTTCGGCTCCATCGGAACACCCCATCTCAAATTCACATCCACAGCCATGAATTCAAAGGGCATCTTTGCCCCAAGCTCGCCTCCAGAGAAAACACCTTAGCCTTGGATGACGTCTTTGAGCGCTTCGTACGCAAGAGTTCCGTGCCGGTCATGGCGTGTTTCAGGCAGAACGGAAAGAAAAAGTTCCGCCCTGCAGCGACACTTCACGTGAGTCCAACATCATCCTCTTCAGCAGGTTCCATAGGATCCGACAGAACCAACGTGACCCAACATTCGGCCGCTCCGGTCCTCATCAGGTTCATGAGGTACTCACGTGCAATCGACTGACTGCGGATCGCGAACGCGCCCAATGGCTCCTGCAGATCGCGCTCCGCATACCAATTCTCGTAACTGGGCTCGAATCGCTCGTGGCGCTTCAGGTAAACATCGCCCCCGAGCACTGCGATTTCCGTTGGCCGCAGCAGTTCCAGTACCTGAACTGCATCCTCTGGCCGCCAAGCAAACTCCTCGATCCCGCTGGCAGAAAGACTCTCGGCTTTGCTCCAGAGACGCCTAGGCACGCTGAGTCTGCTCATAGGGCACCTCTCGACGTGGGCACAAACAGCCGGTGGTTCACTGTACCGTTAGGCTCGACGATCCACTCAAACTTACCATGCTTTCCGTTGTAACTGCCGTCCAGTTCAATCTTCATGCGGTTCACTCCATCGCCACCAGTTATCGTCGTCTGCCGACCCGATCCAGCAAAGTTGTCCACTTCTAGAGGGAAGCCATGGTCATCTGGTCTCCCCGTCTTCAGATTGGGACGTATCTGAGACCTGACTTTGCCCGTGTATGTTACCCCCGCGAGAGGGTTCGCCTGTGCTGCATTACCGCTTGAACCGGCAGCTTTCGAGGCGTCTGCCGACACATCAGGAATAATCTTCGCGGCCGCATCGTCGGCTTTCCATACCAGTTTGGCCCCATCCTGTGCTTTGTCCGCCGCTTGGACTGCTCCCACGGCCTTGTCCGCGGCCCGGGCCCCCTTGAGGATGGCTCCCGCCCCACCCGGAACGAAGGGAAGCGCCAAAGCAGCGCCATCCACCACCACGCCCACCACATCGAGTACCTTGTCCGTCGTGGACGTATTCTCGTCCCACGAGGCAATGCTCGCGATCCCCATCGCCAGGCTTGCGGCATCCCACACCGTCTCGAGCGCCTCGCCTGTCGGGTCCACGTAGGCCACCGGGTTTCCCCCCGCATAGCCATACAGGTTGCACTCCACCGGGCTGCACACACACAGAGAAGGGTCCGCCAGAAAGAGCGGGTCTGGCGTCATGAAGCGGTTGAGCGAAGGGTCGTAGTCCCGGATCCCCATGCGGATGAGGCCCAGGTCCGCATCGAAGCCCTTACGGACGTAGTCGACGATGGCGGAATTGGCCGGATGCACGTCCCGATGGCCAAACGGTGAAGCCAACCGCGCGTTGCCATCCGCATCCGCCATTACGGTGCCGCGGACATCCGTCGCAAGGGGCTGGAAATGGTTCCCCTGCACCAATCCCACGAGCTGTCCACCAAACAGGAAGGGCTCGGTCAGCCCACTCGCATCGAGATAGCCGCCGCCCTCCAGGTAGGCCGCCACCGGAACATCTCCAGAGAGCTTGAGCAGCCGCTGGCCCGTCTCGTCATGGAGGAAGCGCCACTCGCTGTCCCCTCGGACCGCGCGCTCGAGGTGCCCGTTGGGACCGTAGAAGAACGTCAGGTCCCCCTTCGTCACGGTGCGGCCGAGCGCATCGAAGGTGTACTGCACCTCGCCCGCGCTGAGCGTGTTCCCTTGGGCCACCAGCGTCCGCCGGACGCCCTGCTCCTCGATGACGGCCGGCAAGCCGGAATCATCGAACGCATAGGTATAGGCATGCTCGGGATCCTGGGCGCTCGTGAGGAAGCCCTGAGGGGAATAGTCATACCTGCGCAGCAGGTGCCGTCCTGCCACCGAAAAACTCTCGGTGCCGGGAAAGCCTCGCTCGTTGAACCGCACACTGCTGGAGGCCGTCCACCCGGGCGTGGCGTGGGCCAGGGACACGCGCTGGCGCGTCAGGGCGTCATACCCCAGCGCCACCGAGTCGCCCGTCGCGAAGGAAGCCAGGACTGACAGCCCGCTCGCGTCATAGTGGAACGTGGCCAGCGGAGCACCGTTGAGCAGCACGCCCGCCAGCCGGCCATGGGCATCCCAGGCCTGGGTCTTGGAGGAAGTGGACACCACCACGCCGTCCAGCGTCCGCACCACGCTGTTGGCCTCCTGGACTTCGCCGCTGTCCGTGTAGACGAACTGTGACTCCACGGTGCGCCAGCCCCCCAGCCGCAGCACGCGCCGGGTGAGCTTTCCATCCGGCCGGTACTCAAAGGTCTTGAGGTACCCCTCGCCCTGGATGGCCGACGTCACCCCCCAATGCGTGCGCCGCGAAGGCTGCTCCGGCGTGGCCCCATCGTAGAAGAAGCGGTATTGCTGCGTGGCACCGGAGGCCAGAGCCGTATGGGTTTCGGCCGTCTTGCGGCCCAAGGCGTCATAGGCCCACTCCTCCGAGCGCTGCGCCATGCCCGAAGGTGACAAGAACAGGCGGCTCGTCAGCAGCCCGGTTCCAGGCGCATAGGCATAGGCCAGCGTCGCGATTCCCTCGCGCTCCACCCTTGCCACGCGGCCGTGCGCGTCGAAGGAAACCTGGTGGCGCTTTCCATCCGGAAGCACAACCCCACGCAAGCGGCCGAGCGCATCGTAAGTATAGGTGTAACGCACCTGCGAGGGATCTTCGTAGCTGACGATCCGCTGCGCGGTATCCAGGCCATGCCGGGTGCGCTGCGTCCCGTTCTCCACGGTCTCACGCTGGAGCCCTCCAGCCACCATCGCCAGGACCGACGTCCGCTGGCGCTCCACATCCGCGTGGAACCTGGAGAGAACCTGCCGCTCGGGGCCAAAGCCCGAGAAGCGCGTGGTGCCCACCTGCCACGCCCCCGTCAAAAGCGCATCGTAGGTGAGCCCCTCCACTGCCGTGGAAGCAGGCAGCGTGGGCCGCTGGTACGTGCGGTTCTCCAGAAGCTCACGGTCTCGCGAGATGACCCCATCGAGCGACCACCCTTCGGGAATCCGCTGGCCAATGGCGACCGACTCCCCCGCTGCGGTGAACCACTCCACCACCCGGCGCGTGCTCCCCGTCAGCGACTGGACCCGCGTGGTGACGTGAATGGCCGCAGGCTCCAAGGCCGTCGCGTACTCGTACGCCAGCGTCAGCGCGGGATGGGTCTCCGAGGTGTTGCCCAAGCTGTCCCACTGCCTGGAGAGCCTCTCCTGCCCGTCGTACCGGAAGAACTGCGTATGGCTCTGGCCTCCGGTGTGATTCGAGAGGGTCAGAATGGAATCCGTGAGGGGCGCCCGCTCCGTGACCTCCACCGCCGAGCCCACGGGGGCCGTCACCTTCCGGAGCAGGAAGCCGCCTGGCTCGAAGTCGAAGTGCGTGGTGCCCCGGCCCGGAACGGAGAGGGACGCCACGGTGAAGTCCGGGCGATAGACCAGCTCCTGCAGCGTCAGGGGGCCCTGAGGCCCGATGCTCTCCAGCCTTTCCAGCAGGCCCACCGCGTTGCGTGAGAGCCGCGCCTCATGGCGGAAATCCAGCGACGCCTGGGGGTGCTTGCCCTCCAGAACAAGGGTGTCTTCCAGGCAATGCAGGTGCCGAGACAGCGCGGGCACCGTGGCCCGGTGCCGCTCCGTGGTGAGCGTCCCATGCGCGGTTTGGAGGCGCAGCCGGGAAGGGCACCGCTCTGCTTCGTAGCCCAGGTACTCCGTGCGCTCCTCCAGCGCTGGGCCTTCCGCCTCCGCGCGCCACCCTTTCCGGGACTCCTTGAGCCGCTTCCAAGGCAGTCCTTGAAAGAGGGCCCCGTCGTACGCATGCGATTCGTAGCGCAGGACGCCCGGGTTGTGCAGATCCCGCGTGGTGCTGGCCGAGAGCACCCCCGCCTGATGTTCATCATGGAGAAAGGACACTTCCTCCGTGAGGGCGGGGGACTTGAGGGTGACCTGGCCATAGCCCAGCAGGAACCGGCCCTGAGGGTGCAGCACCGGCTGCGCGTACGTAAAGGTGGAGTGGGCGGGCGTCTGCCCCGAGGACTCGGTCGTCACCTCGGACAACACCGCCTGGCGCTGACGGGCTCCAGGAACGGGCTTGCTCCAGCGGTAATCGAAGTGCAGCCGTGTGCCCTTGCCATCCTCCGCCGTGCGCATCAGTCCAGTGCCCGGCGCATCCAACGTCAACGCATGGGCTTTGCCCCACTTGACGCTGATGAGCTGCGTTCCACCGGTTCCCCCCAGGTCCGCCACCACCACCGGGCCCGCGTAGCCATCAAAAAAATCCTGGCCCGCGAACACGGTCTCCACGAAAGACACACCCGTGTTCACGAAGAGCGTGGTCCAGCCCGATTGCGTGGCCAGCAGGTCCGTGAGGCCGTCCCTGTTCACATCCACAAAGGACAGCTGGTAGTCGAGGAAGCCCGTGAGCTCCGCGCCGAACCAGAAGTAGGCCGGCATGGACTGCCCCACCGCATCGAACTCGAAAGAGCCCTTGCCGTACCAAACGGCCAGCCCACCGTCGTACCGGGCGACCAGGTCCACCAGACCATCGCCATTCATGTCCTGAACCCAGGTGGTGTGCGGGGTGAAGTAGGGCATGAGCCCTCCACTCCGCACCGGGGCCACGGCGAACGCCGTGCCGCTGCTGGCGTTGGGCAAGATGTCGTAGCCACCGGCGTAGACGCGAATCAGGTCCGGTTGACGGTCTTGATCCAGATCCACCAGCCGCGAGTTGTTCCCCAGCGACCAGTCTCCCGGCAAGGTCTGCTGAGCCAGCAGCCGTCCCTCCCGGTCACAGACCGTGAACTCCGTGTTCGCGTAAGGCCAGGAGGACCGCACATCCACCACCTGATGCTCGTCCTTGTCAGCCCAGAGCTGGACGAGGTGCCGGGGCTCGTTCAGCACATGCGCCGCCGGGCGGCATTCCTCCACGGCTCCAGGCCCTGCCGGGGGCAGTTCCACGGCCTGAAAACCTGCATCCTCCTGCACGAGAAGTGTCTGCCGGAGGCTGTGCTCCAGGTCCGGACGCCCATCCAGGTTGATGTCCAACAGAGAGGAGTCCCCCGGCTGGATGACGTCCTCTCCAAAGAGCGCCAGCGCGGTATCCAGCGACGGCAGTGGTTGGAATTTCACCGTGGCGAGCGGCTCCGCCGGGGAGGCATGGGTGTAGACCACCGGCGGCGAGGCTTCGCCCGAGGCGAAGAGCTGCTGAACCCGCGCGAGGTAGAAGGCAGGTCCGGCATCATCCTCCTGATACGTGAGCGAGTACCGCCAGCGCGCTCCAAATGCCCCGGAGGATCTATCCCGGGCCAGAACCCGCACTTCGCTCACCCGTTGATCGAGCACCAGCGGAACACCGCTGCGGTAGTCCACGAAGGCTTGAGCAAGCGGCGCGTAGGCCAGCTCCACGCGGTACTGGAAGTCCTCTCCCCTGCCTCCTGACTCCACCGTCTGAAGAAAGGGGCGGCCCGAGCCATTGGCTGTATAGGAAAAGCGCGTCCGCCGGCCCGTGGCATCCCGCACCTCCTGCAGGAACCAGGCATAGGTCCCGCGGGGTGTCTCCACCCGGGTCTGCGTGCCAAACATCCACCGGCTGCCGTCCGGCAACAGCGCCACCAGCCCCGCGCCTGCGGACTCGAC
Encoded proteins:
- a CDS encoding methyl-accepting chemotaxis protein yields the protein MIRPIVHRLKLFWKLALIALLIPASISAMLIVALLGTGSLKAEYDNLYGFMLLPVMTLDQGHAEAATLSGKLRLLARTPLSPAEREARVREVQAHDRKMRESMTLYAREWVTSMSSSFTDELSAADRDALRKDELASVQLFEVAYAGYVPLRDRVLTGAPVDVEQLEQALERIDAAMNALVKLNRRTAELSNANAQSSLLWMQVLLALLALGLSGVGIAVAWRLSRIIIQPITRLTRMTLRLSRGDVEILEEGEQSLALDPDTKDEIGLLLRATLDMVHSTQQMVSAAVSISHGDLTVRVQPRSSKDALGIALGQMVAQLTKIVTQVRLGSSSLASASAMLASETQGLALDAREQAAAVDENAQTLKEISASVMRNAESCHQMEDMARLGAQDAQASGQAVGQTVEAMRRISANVSLIEELAHQTNMLALNAAIEAIRAGEHGKSFNVVAGEVRRLANRSKGAAREIGELAISSMGVAEQSGRLLKDLVPAIQRTADVVHEVASSTREQSTSVELMSHAMSQVKQATGGNATSAGQLAGSAEQLAAQADSLRRLMGFFRVADGEPPQSSLVPEPPEDASPGEAPEPLSTAHLTQGVPGLEEALARELAGEFKPS
- a CDS encoding DUF6258 family protein — its product is MPFEFMAVDVNLRWGVPMEPKQFLDSIYLGDRGCKCVLIEGYIERLIMVVDLISRILSESGEWDFYQDENIADGRIVFSRVKSVEFSPPGFIPNGFIDDIEVEGSELGPDGKPLYLFVASISGTRNASTVTTAGNTTERAEVILRIKAGGVHLEDPRFPGKEIRD
- the imm40 gene encoding Imm40 family immunity protein, coding for MSRLSVPRRLWSKAESLSASGIEEFAWRPEDAVQVLELLRPTEIAVLGGDVYLKRHERFEPSYENWYAERDLQEPLGAFAIRSQSIAREYLMNLMRTGAAECWVTLVLSDPMEPAEEDDVGLT
- a CDS encoding RHS repeat-associated core domain-containing protein: MADPFPSYSPDKGLSEWGMGWGASLSIHRWRALGSLDFTTDDLNGPWGRMVQGSDGAWYPSGLSAPVRVESAGAGLVALLPDGSRWMFGTQTRVETPRGTYAWFLQEVRDATGRRTRFSYTANGSGRPFLQTVESGGRGEDFQYRVELAYAPLAQAFVDYRSGVPLVLDQRVSEVRVLARDRSSGAFGARWRYSLTYQEDDAGPAFYLARVQQLFASGEASPPVVYTHASPAEPLATVKFQPLPSLDTALALFGEDVIQPGDSSLLDINLDGRPDLEHSLRQTLLVQEDAGFQAVELPPAGPGAVEECRPAAHVLNEPRHLVQLWADKDEHQVVDVRSSWPYANTEFTVCDREGRLLAQQTLPGDWSLGNNSRLVDLDQDRQPDLIRVYAGGYDILPNASSGTAFAVAPVRSGGLMPYFTPHTTWVQDMNGDGLVDLVARYDGGLAVWYGKGSFEFDAVGQSMPAYFWFGAELTGFLDYQLSFVDVNRDGLTDLLATQSGWTTLFVNTGVSFVETVFAGQDFFDGYAGPVVVADLGGTGGTQLISVKWGKAHALTLDAPGTGLMRTAEDGKGTRLHFDYRWSKPVPGARQRQAVLSEVTTESSGQTPAHSTFTYAQPVLHPQGRFLLGYGQVTLKSPALTEEVSFLHDEHQAGVLSASTTRDLHNPGVLRYESHAYDGALFQGLPWKRLKESRKGWRAEAEGPALEERTEYLGYEAERCPSRLRLQTAHGTLTTERHRATVPALSRHLHCLEDTLVLEGKHPQASLDFRHEARLSRNAVGLLERLESIGPQGPLTLQELVYRPDFTVASLSVPGRGTTHFDFEPGGFLLRKVTAPVGSAVEVTERAPLTDSILTLSNHTGGQSHTQFFRYDGQERLSRQWDSLGNTSETHPALTLAYEYATALEPAAIHVTTRVQSLTGSTRRVVEWFTAAGESVAIGQRIPEGWSLDGVISRDRELLENRTYQRPTLPASTAVEGLTYDALLTGAWQVGTTRFSGFGPERQVLSRFHADVERQRTSVLAMVAGGLQRETVENGTQRTRHGLDTAQRIVSYEDPSQVRYTYTYDALGRLRGVVLPDGKRHQVSFDAHGRVARVEREGIATLAYAYAPGTGLLTSRLFLSPSGMAQRSEEWAYDALGRKTAETHTALASGATQQYRFFYDGATPEQPSRRTHWGVTSAIQGEGYLKTFEYRPDGKLTRRVLRLGGWRTVESQFVYTDSGEVQEANSVVRTLDGVVVSTSSKTQAWDAHGRLAGVLLNGAPLATFHYDASGLSVLASFATGDSVALGYDALTRQRVSLAHATPGWTASSSVRFNERGFPGTESFSVAGRHLLRRYDYSPQGFLTSAQDPEHAYTYAFDDSGLPAVIEEQGVRRTLVAQGNTLSAGEVQYTFDALGRTVTKGDLTFFYGPNGHLERAVRGDSEWRFLHDETGQRLLKLSGDVPVAAYLEGGGYLDASGLTEPFLFGGQLVGLVQGNHFQPLATDVRGTVMADADGNARLASPFGHRDVHPANSAIVDYVRKGFDADLGLIRMGIRDYDPSLNRFMTPDPLFLADPSLCVCSPVECNLYGYAGGNPVAYVDPTGEALETVWDAASLAMGIASIASWDENTSTTDKVLDVVGVVVDGAALALPFVPGGAGAILKGARAADKAVGAVQAADKAQDGAKLVWKADDAAAKIIPDVSADASKAAGSSGNAAQANPLAGVTYTGKVRSQIRPNLKTGRPDDHGFPLEVDNFAGSGRQTTITGGDGVNRMKIELDGSYNGKHGKFEWIVEPNGTVNHRLFVPTSRGAL